GTGGTCTGCTTCGCGTCGCCGACGCCCATGTTGACGGTCACCTTCTCCAGCCGCGGAACCTCCATGCGATTGCCATAGCCGAACTTGCCGGTCAGGCGTTCGACGACCTCGCTCTCGAAGCGCTCGCGCAGCCGCGGCGGTGGAGCCGCGCGCTGGGCTTCTGTGGTGGTCGCTTCCATCGCTCCGTTCCCTACTCCTCGATCGCCTTGCCGGTGCGCTTTGCGTAGCGCTCCCGCTTGCCACTGGCGGAGCGCACGCCGACGCGCGTGGGCTTGTTGTCGGTGGGGTCGAGCAGCATCACGTTGGAGACGTGGATCGGCCCCTCCTTCTCGATGATCCCGCCCGCCTCAGCGCTCTTCTGCGTGTCCTTCACCGAGCGCGGACGCTGGTGCCGTTTGATCATGTTCAGCCCCTCCACGTACACGCGTCGCTTCCCGGGATCGGTGCGCAGCACCCGGCCGGTCTTGCCGCGTTCCTTGCCGCCGGTGACCACCACCGTGTCGTCCTTGCGGATCCTCATGGCCTTCATTGCTACAGGACCTCCGGAGCCAGCGAGACGATCTTCATGAAGTTCCGTTCCCTCAGCTCTCGGGCCACCGGGCCGAAGATCCGGGTCCCACGCGGATTGCGCTGCGGGTCGATCAGCACGGCAGCGTTCTCGTCGAACGCGATGTATGTGCCGTCGGAGCGCCCCAGCTGCTTCTTGGTGCGCACGACGACCGCCTGCACGACCTCGCCCTTGCGCACGCCACCGTGGGGCGCCGCCTGCTTGACGGTCGCGGTGATCACGTCGCCAACGCTCGCGTAGCGCCGGTGGTGCCCACCCTTCACCCGGATACACAGGATCTCGCGAGCGCCCGAGTTGTCCGCCACGCGGAGCTTGGTCTCCTGCTGGATCATC
The sequence above is drawn from the Solirubrobacterales bacterium genome and encodes:
- the rplX gene encoding 50S ribosomal protein L24, with protein sequence MRIRKDDTVVVTGGKERGKTGRVLRTDPGKRRVYVEGLNMIKRHQRPRSVKDTQKSAEAGGIIEKEGPIHVSNVMLLDPTDNKPTRVGVRSASGKRERYAKRTGKAIEE
- the rplN gene encoding 50S ribosomal protein L14, which produces MIQQETKLRVADNSGAREILCIRVKGGHHRRYASVGDVITATVKQAAPHGGVRKGEVVQAVVVRTKKQLGRSDGTYIAFDENAAVLIDPQRNPRGTRIFGPVARELRERNFMKIVSLAPEVL